In the Leptospira terpstrae serovar Hualin str. LT 11-33 = ATCC 700639 genome, TAATTCGAACGAGCTTCTCCTAACAAAAACTTTGTATTAGGCGTTAATCAAAACTTTAGACTCGTCTACGTAGACGGGAGTCCAACCTGAATTGTCTTTGAAGTAACGAACTGCTTTGATTCTTAAATTTTTGTCGAGAGTAAACCAGTGGTTGGTATTGGCAGGGATGGAAAGGAAATCTCCCTTACTGACATGAACTTCAAATCTCTCTCCATCGATAATAAATCCAAAAATTCCACTGCCATCAATGATATAACGCACTTCTTCATCCGTATGGATATGAAGTTTATCAAACTTTGCTAACATATCCTGAATTCCAGGAACTTCATCATGAAGGACCACGAGATCATTGGCCTTATAGCCATGTTCTTTTTTCAATTGGTCAAATCGGTATTCTAATCCAGAAAGGACTTCGTTTTTTTCGGCATCGTTTAGGCCCTTTTGTCCGAGGATCAAATCCAAAGACTCTGGTGTTTTATAGAATTCATACACAAGTCCCTTGGAAACAAGGAACGCCTTGATCGCATCTGCATCTTGGAGAGTTTCTGTCTTTCTTTGAATGGTTGCCATATGAAATTACCTACTTATGGACTACCCTCTAGATCCCGGCAAATGGATCAATCTGTTTTTCGCTATCCTGGAACTATTTCTGCTATAGCAGATTTATATTAAGGCACCTGGCTGGAAGAAGAGCCAACCCACGGTAAAAAACAAACTAAGTAAAAATACCAGAAATCCTAAGGTCGGCATCGCGGGAAGATCCCGAACCCCAGCCACGGAACCTGTTTCCTGTTTCATATAGGATTGGATCGTGATTTTCATGTAGTAATAAAACGCCACACAGGAGTTTGCTACAGCCCCAAAGAGGAGAATCCTGT is a window encoding:
- a CDS encoding cupin domain-containing protein: MATIQRKTETLQDADAIKAFLVSKGLVYEFYKTPESLDLILGQKGLNDAEKNEVLSGLEYRFDQLKKEHGYKANDLVVLHDEVPGIQDMLAKFDKLHIHTDEEVRYIIDGSGIFGFIIDGERFEVHVSKGDFLSIPANTNHWFTLDKNLRIKAVRYFKDNSGWTPVYVDESKVLINA